The Vibrio sp. NTOU-M3 genomic sequence ATGATGGATGCTCCAGTGTTGAGTTATGACTTCTCACAACTCAAGCCAGCAAGTACAGGACGCTATAAAGAAGCGGAACTGGATATGGTGATCGACCAAGCCAAGCGTGCCACCCCTCAAATTGTTGAGCAGATCATCCACCTTGCGAAAGACAAACAAGGCATTATGGTATTCGCCGCAACCGTACGCCATGCTCAAGAGATATTTGGCCTGTTGCCTGTGGGAGAAACTGCCTTAGTTATTGGCGATACGCCGACCCTAGAACGTGATGACATCATCTCTCGCTTTAAAAACCGCGAGATCAAATTCCTTGTCAACGTCTCGGTTTTAACGACGGGGTTCGATGCGCCACACGTAGATTTGATCGCAATACTCCGTCCGACGGAGTCGATCAGTTTGTATCAACAAATTGTCGGACGCGGTTTACGACTTTCTCCCGGGAAAACGGAATGCTTGGTGCTTGATTACGCAGGCAACAGCTATGATTTATACCAACCTGAAGTGGGCGACCCAAAACCTGACTCAGACAGTGAAATCATTACTATTCCCTGCCCTGCTTGCGGGTTTAATAATAACTTCTGGGGAAAATTAGATTCGAACGGTTTCTTACTGGAACATTTTGGCCGCCGTTGCCAGGGCTTTTTTACCGATGAAGAAACCGGCGAGCGAGAGCACTGTGGCTATCGCTTCAGAGCGAAATATTGCGGCGAATGTGGTGCTGACAATGACATTGCCGCTCGTATATGTCATGATTGTGACGCCACACTTGTTGACCCAGATAAAAAGCTTAAGGAAGCGTTAAACCTTAAAGACGCACTGGTATTTGAGTGCCTAGAAATGGATTTAAACGTGCATAAAGACCAAAATGGCAAGTCACAGCTCAAAGTGACTTACATCGGCGATAATCAAGCCCAAGTCCATGAGTTCTGGCCTCTGACGACAAAAAAACAGAAACAGACCTTCAAAGATCAGTTTGTCCGCCCTCACCTTGCTGATAAACATCGTCCTTTCGAAGAAGCCTCGCCAACCAAGGTGGTCTCCCACCAGCATCGCTTTCGTCCACCTCAATTTGTCATTGCCAGAAAGGTCGGACGATTTTGGAAAATGCGCGATAAAATCTTTGAAGACGAGCTACGTTAATTTTTGAGGCCTAAGTGAAGCAGACCCTAGCAATTAATAGGCACCGTTCACTTTCTATTCATTCTCGTTCATTTATACTCAGAGTGTCTTTCCCCTGAAGGTATCAATATGCTGATTAACAAGGTAAAAAGTATTGTGTCTCTGCTACTCATTGGGCTTATCGCTTCACCGGTGTTTGCCGAGCCACAACATCAGCCAGACGGTCACGAGCTGGTGCAAGATGCCTATAAATCAGGAACTCGCGTGGAGATCGATGAAGATCAAGACGAAGTGTATCAAGCCGTGCAAAGTGGCTTGATTAAACCGTTTTCTGAACTCTACGCCACCATCGACCAAGAGCTTAATGGCCGCCTTATTAAGGTCGAGTTGGA encodes the following:
- a CDS encoding PepSY domain-containing protein, with amino-acid sequence MLINKVKSIVSLLLIGLIASPVFAEPQHQPDGHELVQDAYKSGTRVEIDEDQDEVYQAVQSGLIKPFSELYATIDQELNGRLIKVELDEDDDEWVYELKLVHDNNVIKVEYNAATLEMIEIKGRNLRNVIKK
- a CDS encoding DEAD/DEAH box helicase, which encodes MYTLRPYQADSVKAVIHYFRKHTTPAVIVLPTGAGKSLVIAELARLAKGRVLVLAHVKELVEQNHAKYEGYGLTGAIFSAGLGRKETDQQVVFASVQSVVRNLDAFKNQFSLLVIDECHRVPDEKNSSYQKVISHLSELNPGMKVLGLTATPYRLGMGWIYQYHTRGLVRSEDTRFFRDCIFELPIRYLLDEGFLTPAKMMDAPVLSYDFSQLKPASTGRYKEAELDMVIDQAKRATPQIVEQIIHLAKDKQGIMVFAATVRHAQEIFGLLPVGETALVIGDTPTLERDDIISRFKNREIKFLVNVSVLTTGFDAPHVDLIAILRPTESISLYQQIVGRGLRLSPGKTECLVLDYAGNSYDLYQPEVGDPKPDSDSEIITIPCPACGFNNNFWGKLDSNGFLLEHFGRRCQGFFTDEETGEREHCGYRFRAKYCGECGADNDIAARICHDCDATLVDPDKKLKEALNLKDALVFECLEMDLNVHKDQNGKSQLKVTYIGDNQAQVHEFWPLTTKKQKQTFKDQFVRPHLADKHRPFEEASPTKVVSHQHRFRPPQFVIARKVGRFWKMRDKIFEDELR